In Populus alba chromosome 1, ASM523922v2, whole genome shotgun sequence, a single window of DNA contains:
- the LOC118039069 gene encoding phosphatidylinositol N-acetylglucosaminyltransferase subunit C — protein MDSIISESPLHPRWRKVAYGGMQPEFDDNHTDESFLEDMVMNANVVKRDMLKVMQDSVSISQYLCIVALVGLVWTHTLQSTLDENSLLLLDASLFGSGFLVLLLTKEMRSLNLLFHYILNISFFTTGLYMLAPIYHTLTRSISSDSIWAVTVSLVVLHLFLHDYSGSTIKAPVALKNPSLTSCVSLNASVVASVFIASRLPSRLHVFAIMLFSLQVFLFAPFVTYCIKKFSFHLHLLFSFGLMVVTLALVYTLHHLLFMLLFGLLLFISIICPYWLIRIQEYKFEINGPWDEAKLCFNVTD, from the coding sequence ATGGATAGCATCATCAGCGAGAGTCCGCTTCATCCCAGGTGGAGGAAAGTTGCTTATGGAGGAATGCAGCCTGAGTTTGATGACAATCACACTGATGAGTCTTTTCTTGAAGATATGGTCATGAATGCTAATGTTGTTAAGCGGGACATGCTAAAGGTGATGCAGGACTCAGTTTCTATCTCTCAGTATCTGTGCATTGTTGCTCTTGTCGGCTTGGTGTGGACTCACACCCTCCAATCAACCCTTGATGAAAATTCGCTCTTGCTCCTTGATGCTAGCCTTTTCGGATCAGGTTTTTTAGTTCTGCTTTTAACCAAAGAAATGCGTTCCTTGAATCTTCTCTTCCATTATATCCTCAATATATCCTTTTTCACAACTGGGTTATATATGTTGGCTCCTATTTATCACACTCTCACAAGATCCATAAGCTCAGACTCCATTTGGGCAGTAACTGTTTCGCTTGTTGTTCTTCATCTTTTCCTGCATGACTATTCAGGATCGACCATTAAAGCTCCTGTGGCCCTAAAAAATCCAAGCTTAACCAGCTGTGTCTCTTTAAATGCTTCTGTAGTTGCTTCAGTTTTTATTGCATCTCGCCTTCCATCAAGGCTGCATGTATTTGCCATCATGCTATTTTCCTTGCAAGTCTTCCTTTTTGCTCCATTTGTCACTTACTGTATCAAGAAATTCTCCTTCCACTTGCACCTTCTGTTTTCCTTTGGGTTGATGGTTGTGACCCTGGCTTTGGTTTATACACTGCACCACCTACTTTTCATGCTACTGTTTGgtttattgttgtttataaGCATTATCTGTCCTTATTGGCTCATAAGAATTCAGGAATACAAGTTTGAGATCAATGGTCCTTGGGATGAGGCTAAGCTTTGTTTCAATGTAACAGATTGA
- the LOC118039067 gene encoding zinc transporter 1, giving the protein MKHRSCSWKFFAISCLALLLPVLVASKCTGKAHDGHDQDTSEALKYKLIAISSILFASALGICLPFFVKNLSYLHPDREAFLLIKAFAAGVILATGFIHILPDAFESLTSPCLGQNPWQKFPFAGFVAMLSAIGTLMMESFATGYHKRLELRKPQPVSGDHEENSDEDDNGGGGVHVRGPDFSLKRTNSSDLNRHRIVSQVLELGILVHSVIIGLSLGASKSSKTIKPLVAALSFHQFFEGVGLGGCISQAKFKLRAKVIMIIFFSLTTPTGIAIGILISRSYNEASPMALIVQGILNSASAGILIYMALVDLLAADFMNSNMLCSFWLQLGAYLTLFLGAFSMSLLAIW; this is encoded by the exons ATGAAGCATCGATCTTGTTCGTGGAAATTCTTTGCCATCTCCTGTCTCGCTCTTCTTTTGCCGGTCTTGGTCGCCTCCAAGTGCACAGGGAAAGCACACGACGGTCATGATCAAGACACATCGGAAGCACTCAAATACAAACTCATTGCAatatcttcaattttatttgccAGTGCACTGGGAATCTGTCTCccattttttgtcaaaaacctGTCATACTTGCACCCGGACAGAGAAGCATTTCTCCTCATCAAGGCATTCGCTGCTGGTGTGATCTTGGCAACCGGGTTCATCCACATACTTCCCGATGCTTTTGAGAGCTTAACTAGTCCTTGTCTTGGTCAAAATCCATGGCAGAAATTTCCTTTTGCAGGTTTTGTGGCCATGTTATCTGCCATAGGGACTTTGATGATGGAGTCTTTCGCCACGGGGTACCATAAGAGGCTCGAGTTGAGAAAACCTCAACCAGTCAGCGGCGATCACGAGGAGAACAGTGATGAAGATGATAATGGAGGTGGTGGGGTTCATGTTCGTGGGCCTGATTTCTCACTGAAGAGAACAAATTCATCAGATCTTAATCGGCACCGCATtgtttctcag GTTTTGGAACTAGGAATTTTGGTTCATTCTGTGATCATTGGATTATCCCTGGGTGCTTCCAAAAGTTCAAAAACAATCAAACCTTTAGTGGCAGCTTTgagttttcatcaattttttgagGGTGTGGGACTTGGTGGATGCATTTCTCAG GCAAAATTCAAGCTTCGAGCGAAGGTCATTATGATTATATTCTTCTCCCTTACCACCCCGACTGGCATTGCTATTGGCATATTGATATCAAGAAGTTATAATGAAGCCAGTCCAATGGCATTGATTGTTCAAGGCATTCTTAATTCAGCGTCTGCTGGGATCTTAATATATATGGCACTTGTTGACCTTCTTGCAGCTGACTTCATGAATTCTAATATGTTATGTAGTTTTTGGCTACAACTTGGAGCGTACCTTACCCTTTTTCTAGGGGCATTTAGTATGTCACTTTTGGCCATATGGTGA
- the LOC118039068 gene encoding uncharacterized protein has product MAGVIMKFFVTSMLMWMAPVAILYAFNHDLIPGITKLSPHSLTLLSGFVAVISVNIVIVFYIYMAIKEPSDKHEPDPAFLAEAEASVSQSAGKVGDSSQSVKKEE; this is encoded by the exons ATGGCAGGAGTGATAATGAAGTTTTTCGTCACCTCAATGCTTATGTGGATGGCTCCTGTCGCAATCCTATATGCTTTTAACCATGACTTGATACCCG GTATAACCAAATTGTCTCCCCATTCCTTGACACTGTTGAGCGGCTTTGTTGCTGTCATTTCCGTCAATATAGTCATCGTATTCTACATTTATATGGCAATAAAGGAACCCTCAGATAAACACGAGCCAGATCCAGCATTTCTTGCTGAGGCCGAAGCTAGTGTAAGCCAGTCTGCAGGTAAAGTTGGGGATTCCTCCCAGTCGGTAAAGAAAGAAGAGTAG